In one Nicotiana tomentosiformis chromosome 6, ASM39032v3, whole genome shotgun sequence genomic region, the following are encoded:
- the LOC104117653 gene encoding DAR GTPase 3, chloroplastic: protein MATQLPGMLLNSSGLTLVGGRSLNCRNSQPPAATSSALPPLSSSTIQVVGWKGAGESGNANLKLDNAFEGFQEEYDWNDVEADLYHWTKTLRPVQWYPGHIAKTEKELKEQLKLMDVVIEVRDARIPKSTSHPQMDSWLGNRKRILVLNREDMISTADRNAWATYYAKQGIRVVFSNGQLGMGTLKLGRLAKALAGTVNIKRREKGLLPRPVRAGVVGYPNVGKSSLVNRLLKRRMCPAAPRPGVTRELKWVRFGKDLELLDSPGIIPMRISDQAAAIKLAICDDIGERSYNATDVAAILVQMLSKLPTVGNKALRDRYKIETDGRCGRTFVQKLAAQLFNSDNNQAAFRILQDFRKGKFGWIALERPPR, encoded by the exons ATGGCTACGCAGCTCCCTGGGATGTTGCTAAACAGCTCCGGCCTAACACTCGTCGGTGGCCGGTCACTCAATTGTCGGAACAGTCAACCACCGGCAGCTACCTCCTCTGCGCTTCCTCCTCTTTCTTCATCCACAATTCAG GTTGTTGGTTGGAAAGGTGCTGGAGAGTCTGGCAATGCGAATTTAAAACTTGATAATGCTTTTGAAGGCTTCCAAGAAGAATATGACTGGAATGATGTAGAAGCTGATCTTTATCATTGGACAAAGACTTTACGACCAGTTCAG TGGTATCCTGGTCATATCGCAAAAACTGAGAAAGAGCTTAAGGAACAGTTGAAACTGATGGATGTTGTCATAGAGGTTCGAGATGCAAGAATTCCTAAGTCCACAAGTCATCCGCAG ATGGACTCATGGCTTGGCAACAGAAAGAGGATTTTGGTTTTGAATCGAGAGGATATGATATCAACTGCTGATCGGAATGCTTGGgcaacttattatgctaagcaAGGGATTAGAGTTGTTTTCTCCAATGGCCAGCTTGGAATG GGAACACTGAAGCTTGGCAGGTTGGCAAAAGCATTAGCGGGTACTGTGAACATAAAACGTAGAGAAAAAGGACTACTTCCTCGTCCA GTTCGAGCTGGTGTAGTCGGGTATCCAAATGTTGGTAAGTCATCTCTAGTAAATCGTTTGCTGAAGCGTCGGATGTGTCCTGCAGCCCCAAGACCAGGTGTTACCAGAGAGCTGAA GTGGGTCCGTTTCGGGAAAGATCTAGAGCTACTGGATTCACCTGGCATAATTCCAATGAGGATCAGTGATCAGGCAGCAGCAATAAAGCTAGCCATATGTGATGATATCGGAGAGAGATCTTATAATGCTACAGATGTTGCGGCCATTCTTGTACAGATGCTTTCGAAGCTTCCAACTGTTG GTAATAAAGCTCTTCGTGACCGCTACAAGATTGAGACAGATGGGCGCTGTGGTAGAAC atttgtTCAGAAGCTCGCTGCTCAGTTATTTAACTCGGACAATAACCAAGCAGCATTTCGTATCTTGCAAGATTTTCGGAAAGGGAAATTTGGTTGGATAGCACTAGAACGGCCACCCAGGTAG